In Bombus pyrosoma isolate SC7728 linkage group LG2, ASM1482585v1, whole genome shotgun sequence, a genomic segment contains:
- the LOC122574774 gene encoding transient receptor potential-gamma protein isoform X5: MKRSRMLQSAHETEMNINCVDPLGRSALLMAIDNENLEMVELLIEHKVDTKDALLHAISEEFVEAVEVLLEHEESLHRNGEPHVSRFHRLVYSWEALPSDTATFTPDITPLILAAHRDNYEIIKILLDRGSTLPMPHDVRCGCDECVTSRREDSLRHSRSRINAYRALASPSLIALSSKDPILTAFELSWELRRLSFLEHEFKCEYQELRRQCQDFATALLDHTRSSYELEVLLNHDPTGPAFEHGERMHLNRLKLAIKLRQKKFVAHPNVQQLLASIWYEGLPGFRRKNMVLQALEIVRIGVLFPFFSVAYIIAPHSVVGQTMRKPFIKFICHSASYFTFLFMLILASQRIESVIGNWMGHDVIEHEPAPTKRGAAPTIVEWFILAWVSGLIWSEVKQLWDVGLEEYVNDMWNVIDFVTNSLYVATAALRVVAYYRVQKETQKSGSMIELQREQWDTWDPMLISEGLFSAANIFSSLKLVYIFSVNPHLGPLQVSLSRMVMDIMKFFFLYVLVLFAFSCGLNQLLWYYADMEKKRCPTAMAYSGNTNVTTDSNACIVWRRFANLFETAQTLFWAVFGLVDLESFELDGIKAFTRFWGMLMFGTYSVINIVVLLNLLIAMMNHSYQLISERADIEWKFARSKLWISYFEEGGTAPPPFNIIPTPKSVWYMGQWLYRKLCGHSRAAKKEHMRTIRRKVKQASERDFRYQSIMRNLVRRYVTVEQRKAESEGVTEDDVNEIKQDISALRCELIEILKNSGMNTSTASGAGTDGSLKELSIGAGGKKNRQKERRLMKGFNIAPQPSGSGSLPPVDEFTASLQQVQQENSHEIFGSTLSGIFGPGATPKKSPHHISTNSVPGLGTSRQSRRIRGSSKKKRWENLIEAAKVRGRVSRLIGRSRSEDSVYSPASEDGGSRSEGSTDSKSSLETPGPEVQATHHSHHAHHSHHHEGHHMFAHGLGALVALRKKRKNFSDSRATSGMRSSSGTSPIYPITSVLVSKVSKKQQLQRASSVPARGPELGQQPIPPRRHEGTQSQQPSIDTPEGVNVNEQPVVPAAPLTPSTTEESVVASSSLPATMKRNGSATQLQRLPGIEPISGHDVSGGWL; the protein is encoded by the exons AGCTGGGAAGCGCTGCCATCGGACACCGCAACCTTCACACCAGACATTACACCCCTAATCTTAGCCGCTCATAGGGATAACTACGAGATCATTAAGATCCTGCTGGACCGCGGATCCACGTTACCTATGCCACACGATGTTCGTTGCGG GTGCGACGAGTGTGTAACATCGAGGAGAGAGGATTCTCTGAGGCATTCCAGGAGCCGAATAAACGCATACAGAGCTCTAGCATCGCCGTCCTTGATCGCTCTTTCCTCAAAGGACCCCATCCTAACTGCGTTCGAGCTCTCTTGGGAACTTCGGCGACTTTCGTTCCTCGAGCACGAATTTAAGTGCGAATATCAG GAGCTTCGAAGACAATGCCAAGACTTTGCTACTGCTTTACTGGATCACACTAGAAGTTCCTACGAGCTGGAGGTGCTCCTAAATCACGATCCCACCGGGCCAGCGTTCGAGCACGGCGAAAGGATGCATCTGAACCGGCTGAAACTCGCTATTAAACTTCGGCAGAAAAAG TTCGTGGCGCATCCCAACGTGCAGCAGTTACTCGCATCGATTTGGTACGAAGGTCTTCCAGGCTTCCGAAGGAAAAACATGGTCCTCCAGGCGCTGGAGATCGTCAGGATCGGCgtcctctttcctttcttcagCGTTGCATACATCATCGCGCCCCACAGCGTGGTCGGCCAGACTATGAGGAAACCGTTCATCAAGTTCATCTGTCACTCGGCCTcgtatttcacttttcttt TCATGTTGATTCTGGCTAGTCAAAGGATAGAAAGCGTGATCGGGAACTGGATGGGTCACGATGTCATAGAGCACGAACCAGCACCGACGAAAAGAGGCGCTGCTCCAACGATCGTCGAATG GTTCATCCTGGCCTGGGTATCCGGCCTGATTTGGTCCGAAGTGAAGCAGTTGTGGGACGTCGGCCTCGAGGAGTACGTGAACGACATGTGGAACGTGATCGACTTCGTTACCAACTCCTTATACGTAGCTACGGCCGCGCTCAGGGTGGTCGCTTACTACAGGGTGCAAAAAGAAACTCAGAAGTCCGGATCCATGATCGAGCTGCAACGCGAACAATGGGATACGTGGGATCCAATGCTCATATCCGAGGGCCTTTTCTCCGCCGCCAATATATTCAG CTCTCTGAAACTCGTCTACATTTTCTCCGTAAATCCTCACCTCGGTCCACTGCAAGTCTCCCTGTCTAGGATGGTGATGGACATCATGAAGTTCTTCTTCCTCTATGTGCTGGTGCTATTCGCCTTCTCCTGCG GTCTAAACCAGCTGCTATGGTACTACGCGGATATGGAGAAGAAACGGTGCCCGACCGCGATGGCTTATTCTGGTAACACCAACGTCACGACCGATTCGAACGCTTGCATCGTTTGGCGTAGATTTGCAAA TTTGTTCGAAACCGCGCAAACGCTATTCTGGGCCGTGTTCGGACTAGTCGACCTCGAGAGCTTCGAACTGGATGGCATAAAAGCGTTCACCAGGTTCTGGGGCATGCTGATGTTCGGCACGTACTCGGTGATCAACATCGTCGTACTATTGAATCTATTAATCGCCATGATGAACCATTCCTATCAGTTGATCTCT GAACGTGCCGATATCGAATGGAAGTTCGCCAGGAGCAAACTCTGGATCAGCTATTTCGAGGAGGGTGGCACGGCTCCACCACCGTTTAACATCATCCCGACTCCGAAGAGCGTTTGGTACATGGGCCAATGGTTGTATCGGAAGCTGTGTGGCCATAGCAGAGCTGCCAAGAAGGAGCACATGAGAACGATCAGA AGAAAAGTTAAGCAAGCATCGGAAAGAGACTTTAGGTATCAAAGTATTATGAGGAATTTGGTGAGAAGGTACGTGACGGTGGAGCAAAGGAAAGCAGAGAGCGAGGGTGTGACAGAAGACGACGTGAACGAGATTAAACAAGATATCAGCGCCCTGAGATGCGAATTGATCgagattttaaagaattccGGCATGAACACGTCCACAGCCAGTGGCGCTGGAACTG ACGGTAGCCTTAAAGAGCTGTCCATAGGTGCGGGGGGTAAGAAGAATCGTCAGAAGGAGCGGCGTCTAATGAAGGGATTCAATATCGCCCCTCAACCCAGTGGAAGTGGCAGTCTACCGCCGGTTGACGAATTTACAGCGTCGCTGCAACAAGTGCAGCAGGAGAACTCCCACGAGATATTTGGTTCGACCTTGAGCGGGATATTTGGACCAGGCGCCACACCGAAGAAGAGTCCACATCACATCAGTACTAACAGCGTTCCGGGACTCGGTACGAGCAGACAGAGTCGCAGAATTAGGGGAAGTTCCAAGAAGAAGAGGTGGGAAAACCTTATCGAGGCAGCTAAAGTTCGAGGCAGAGTCTCGAGGTTAATCG GTAGATCTCGTTCAGAGGATTCCGTGTACTCGCCTGCTTCTGAAGATGGTGGTTCAAGATCGGAAGGATCGACGGACTCAAAATCATCATTGGAGACCCCTGGACCCGAAGTCCAGGCCACGCACCATTCCCATCACGCGCATCATTCGCATCATCACGAAGGACATCACATGTTCGCTCATGGTCTAGGCGCGCTGGTGGCACTccgaaagaaacggaagaacTTCTCAGACTCCAGGGCGACTTCGGGAATGAGGAGCAGCAGCGGTACGAGTCCGATATACCCGATCACCTCGGTTCTCGTTTCGAAAGTATCGAAGAAACAACAACTACAGAGAGCCAGCAGCGTACCTGCTAGAGGACCGGAATTGGGCCAACAGCCGATTCCACCGAGGAGACACGAAGGCACGCAAAGTCAGCAGCCTAGTATCGACACACCTGAGGGTGTCAACGTTAACGAGCAACCTG TGGTTCCGGCTGCTCCGCTGACACCATCAACGACGGAGGAGAGCGTGGTCGCGAGCAGTTCTCTCCCAGCGACCATGAAAAGGAACGGATCAGCGACGCAGCTACAGCGACTTCCGGGTATCGAGCCGATATCCGGCCACGATGTATCCGGAGGATGGCTCTGA